The nucleotide window CAAAGGCGGTCCTCTAAAACAGGTCTCCTgtgtacagggccgccatcagggggtgacaaccataacggttgtcacgggctggggggcccggccgcccgggccccacgtgtagcggcggaactgcggcgcccgcacgctgatggggcccaacgggtggccttagggccacccgatgggccccatatcttcaggggcccggtcagcgctgtggccgtggtatagcgcgaccgggcccctttaaaaaataaattgccgccgcagcgcaagtgctgctgggaggaagtggtcacttcctcccagctcactccgcgcgggaggagggagcgcccgcccgacaatgaagagggagagccccgcccgcccgacaatgaagagggagagccagccgactgaccgtcccatcagccccagccagccaccctcctgcaaagacaaggtaagaaacaggagggtggctggaaaatgagctctgtgtgtgtgtctgtgtgtatgtatgtgtgtatgtctgtctgtgtgtctgtgtgtgaatgtatgtctatctgtatgcatgtcattatgtgtatgaatgtcagtgtatgtgtgtatgtctgtctgtatgcatgtatgtctatgtgtatgcatgtcagtgtatgaatgtatgccagtatgaatgtatgtcattatgaatgtgtgtatgtatggatgtcagtgtctgtatgaatgtatgtatgccagtatgaatgtatgtctgtatgtatgcatgtatgtctatctgtatgcatgtcattatgtgtgtatgaatgtcagtgtatgtatgtctgcatgtcagtatgaatgtctgtctgtatgtcattatgaatgtgtctgtgtctgtgtctgtatgtccttatgcatgtgtgtctgtatctatgttagtatgtgtcagtcACTATGtacacctgtgtgtctgtatatgtgtgtatgtctcagtatttgtgtgtcagtatgtatgcgtataagtatgtgtgtctgttagtatgtatcagtgtgtgtgtgtgtgtgtctgtgtccttttgtatcagtgaatgtgtttgtgtctgtgtgtgtattcctgtgggcgggatttggaggcggtctctgtgggcggttttggagtcggccccccaggggcccagaccctgagctcagttaggggccccgaaatttctggtggcggccctgcctgtGTTTGCATAAATCTTTAGTTTCTATACTATTATCACACAAGTTTTCCAGCTACCAGCATAAATCCAAATTATAGTATCATGTAGCTGCATGAGAGTAAATTTAattaaaggtatatatatatatatatatatatatatatatatatatatatatatatatatatatatatatatacacacacacacacacacacagatttttattatttctgggtgtttttatttagtttttatatataGAAGCTTTTGATCTGAATTTGAGACTAAGCTAAACTATGAATACTTGAATAATATGAAGTGGCCATTAAATAGGCTGATTAAAAGACATATTATTTTGAGTGTGTGGAAGAATTCAAGGAGTGGCAGGAGGTATTTTATATAACCGGTTGTTTCTGCATGCCTTCCCCCTGATAATGGGCGCCCTATGCCGGTCCAGGGTTGGCACTCTGTGCCGGGGGGCCGTGTATGGACACATACTCTCTGTTGGTATCCGTACGATGACCGGCGGTAACCAGGGTAAGGgaccccctgtcacccccctgcCCGGCGATCAGCAGAGCCCCGGGGACAGCAGCCCGGCGGCGGGTCCTGCAGGAGGAGGGCGGCTAGGCCCAATCCCCGGGCTGGATTCCGAGGCTCTCCGAATCATTGCGGCCCATGAGGCGGCCTGCGAGGTGAGTCCTGCCCCGAGCGCCGTGCACTGTATGTTACAAGTGTCAATATTTATAGAACTGATAGCTTGTTATATTTAGTTATTTACTATTCTGTGTTCGactgtccgttttaataaggtgCACAGAGGGCTGTTCCTCCTGCAGTGTAAATAAGTCTGCTTCCTTGAACAGGTTCTGGTGCAGGAGGTTCCCTGCCATGTCCCAACCCACAACTTATAACACAAGCCAAGGTTTAGtaaacagtgaattgaaaaacaaactcCAAAATTtccaatttaggcaaaaatagcaggCTTCAAATAATTCTCCGATTATGCTATAACCAGTCATTTTTCCAAACATTTTtctattcagatttttttttccttagggCCCCCAAGCACCGACACTGGGTAGGATGGGGTGGCAGTACGCCACCCATTATCATTTAAGGTTCACCCCCACCACTAATGGGTTGAGGCTGGGAATGGAATAATAGGTTCCTCCTCCTTTATTACTTAGGGCCCCTATCTGCCACTATGTCGTCATCCCCCTTGTTAATTATTTAACGGGTTCGCCTTTATTGGATTTTggggtctttttttcttttacagcaGTGATCAGCCACTCgcagcatagcgagtaggggcaggagAGAGATTTTAACCTagcttatttactaatactaagtatttttttttaactcagtttgctgaaagaccaattttggtctttcagctttttagtagatcGCTACCTAATACTTGTAGGATTAGGGGACTGTCTACTAAAAGGCTGCACGATGCAGCCATGGCCCAGATCGGAATTTATTTCTGAACGGAAAATAATGCTGAATTTTGTCTGAAAATAAATGGACAAACTGTCAGTATTTTGTTCGGATTAAATTTGATCATTTCGCCTGCACCCTAGTCTAAATGATAGAAAGTTTGGGAATGGTGAATGGAGGCAACGCAGGAAAACAGAGGAGGGGTTAGTATTGTGCGAAAACTTTCTTTGACACAGGTTCACCTCAATTAAtggaaccagggccggtgcaaggatttctgccgccctaggcaaagatccattttgctgccccctcatgaAAGGAAATACAATCTCACAgaggtttattctctaaactctgaattgcagtgagttgaaaaccaaattgcaaagtttaagcaaaaacagctgaactgtgagCGTAGCCAAATTGGGGAATTcttctagatcagctattttggtctaacttTTGCCATATAGTTTCCAATTAggtctgcctaatacacacatactgcttaatgtgtacatccatacacacatactgcctaatacatgcatccatacacacatactgcctaatatatgcatcaatacacacatactgcctaatatatgcatccatacacacactgcttaatgcatgcatccatacacacactgcttaatgcatgcatccatacacacataattattattattattattattgcaatttatatagcgccaacagattccgtagcgctttacaatattatgagaagggatttaactataaataggacaattacaaataaacttacaggaacaataggttgaagaggaccctgctcgatcgagcttacattctataggaggtgggtgtaaaacacattaggacaggaatttgcaatgcGTACATAatgcttaatgcgtacatccttacacacatactgccttatacatgcatccatatacacatactgccttatACGAACGTCCATATACACttactgcttaatacctacatccttacacacattCTGCCTTACACATGcatccatgcacacatactgcttaatgcatacatccatgcacacatactgcttaatacctacatccatacacacatactgccttatacatgcatccatacacacatactgcttaatgcatacatccttacacacatacttccttatacatacatccatatacacatactgtttaatacctacatccttacacacatactcccttattcatacatacatatacacatgctgcttaatacctacatccatagacacatactgccttatacatacacccatacacacatactgtttaatacctacatccatacacacatgctgcttaatgcatacatccatgcacacatactgcttaatacctacatccatacacatactgcttaatgcgtacatccttacacacatacttccttatacatacatccatatacacatactgtttaatacctacatccttacacacatactcccttatacatacatacatacatacatatacacatgctgcttaatacctacatccatagacacatactgccttatacatgcaccatacacacatacatccataaacacacatacgGTCGAATACAtgtatccacacacacatactgcccaatacctacatccataaacacatcatgcctaatacatgcatccatacacacatactgcctaagacatgaatacatacacacatactgctgaatacctacatccatacacacatactgcctaatacatacattgtacattgaatacataatttatcgctgtggtaaattatgtattcaatgcatttggtgAATTTAATTTATAAGACTAGCACAGacgagcacacacacactgacaaacgagcacacacacagacagacagatgagcacacactgtcagacacatactcAGTCACTGAcggacacaaacactcacagacacactcactgacacaaacatacacacaaacatacacactcactgacagacacacagacatgcacttactgacacacatactcactcacagacagacacacacacacacacacacacacacacacagatacactcattgacagtcaaacacacactcactgacacacagactcacacagttGTATTTTCAAGGCAaattcagcctccctacctccctggggtccagtgtggggcagcttctCACTCATCCagtgcgctgtttagtatgctggggccggaatgatgtcatcacagagggcgcgcaagggaggagtgagaagctgcaagaacagcctccctcgccgcccacatTACAGCCGTTTGCCTCCTGTCCCACTCCTGTCCTCCAGCATTTctcggcagagcaggcacctgccatcaagttaagctggtgcctgctctgccaaactGAAGAAGGACAGCTTCAGgggcgccctgaggtggccagatggctacctcttgggccccctgtgacaggaCTCCTGGGCTCTCCCACTTTCGGGAGCCTCCAGTAGGTGCCGTCTGCCCTGAATGGAActctgtagggtcaggaacacaaacctgtattcctagctCTATAGTATTACAACTGTTGCATTTGTTTTCAAATACCAGAAAGTATAGTAAGAACCTGTTGCCTATTTCCTCCCTCACAAGTTGCAGCACCTCTAAAATACTGCTAATAAAGTAAACTCTCAGGATTAATTCATTAACTACTCCTCTTTCTCCCTTCATGTCCTCACTTCACCACTCTAAACAGCCATCTCTGACTCCCTCACCTTCATTCACCCCATTTTCCCTTAATGTAATTGCAATAGAgtgatagtgataccggagaaactgacggaagccaagcacagagagatggacacaggtttcttcaggaaggaagagattctttattcggatcaccgatcgggactcagagggactaatgtcaccaaaatacaacaagttctgagccccggacaatagtgcaggctccttatataggcatataactcctcccatattaagctccacccgcacattctcttaaccaatcaaaacaaataagaattaacttcctgtttgaccgcatggcttgtccagcacaatggaggaggggaatactacatcctgtattctcgcacatgctccgtacactactgatcgtatcttgccacgtgcaaccaaccgaccgatacgtcagcatatgcacgtacacatgccatgtggtaatctcggcctactaaatttatttttaccgagattccaccacattcccccctttgatgcctcttgatatttcacaattacttgaggcatcacttaaccttggtttgcatacacctcaggttaccatgaatcagaccagacttttcctatgatgtgaatccttcctgcattggttctccctgatccagagccttatatttatatatagccattatctgtgctgcagcctttctttctgctatattttctatcaggctttgcacagacctaactactaagggaataagacatggcaggagtagacacaacattaaaatcagtatgactccgcctaccaatgccttaagccctccaaactgctcataccagttaccaaaccaactacttggattgtaccctttccatacctgagtaggcacatgcgctagtttaaccatatggctagtaagctcagctattgcttgcccttcgtcatctatttgaagacagcaattgctcaggttaaacttcccacatacacctccctctactgccaataggtgatccaaggctaatctattttggtacactgctgtcctcatcctggtattatgcttcgctagcagcttgagcgcttgtgaggtctcgttagtaattatctcaaccaccgcctgtaatcttataatgcggttgagcatataaattggggttctatatccaaaagtaccatcctctgcccacgtggctggcccatagtaatctataatacgctggggaggccattcatcatcttcccaggcacctatctctatgggtccccttttcttcctatgattcacatcatacactttaacacccaaagtctcacctgtttcaataggtaacaagaagaaggatggtttgagcatacccaacacacatgccccttcccagtcctgtggcaactccgaataggccttcttaccacagatccagtacaaatttgctggggctctccaactagatgtgatggataaatcaaaccatatgtcctttaaattggcatatcttgcaaacgggttagatggttctgagacatttgaggccgaccaccaagttgtattccttgtatcatcatcataagctttttgccctagacaagttaattctcctacagaagtatgatacatcattcctttccttgctatgcaaacataacctatgatggaggtctttaatctccactcagatttacctctaacactcatctgataatcggcttgtgaagatattaattgttcaattgcctcagaaccggacattacctcctttgcttcccaaggccattggtctcccatgttagtacctccacacacatagcagttggttacattaagactaccggcaatactttcggctaaatctatgaacaggtttttagcgttatgggggatcttattatctatactcatctcttcataaaaagaatggtatacctgatgagtttgtgagg belongs to Pelobates fuscus isolate aPelFus1 chromosome 7, aPelFus1.pri, whole genome shotgun sequence and includes:
- the C7H1orf53 gene encoding uncharacterized protein C1orf53 homolog, with translation MGALCRSRVGTLCRGAVYGHILSVGIRTMTGGNQGKGPPVTPLPGDQQSPGDSSPAAGPAGGGRLGPIPGLDSEALRIIAAHEAACEAGQDRYIDPSTGYSVFTRIAHLKRGKCCGSACRHCPYGQENVKDSSKRKQFNSFFYT